The Euwallacea similis isolate ESF13 chromosome 35, ESF131.1, whole genome shotgun sequence genome has a segment encoding these proteins:
- the LOC136418415 gene encoding uncharacterized protein: MARVRILPGLFLSVFVGTVGAQFFGQFQQPQQQQQFPGQSAPQLSAQQQGHILSDVQQHQHRFGLQQNGNIVPQPQLFIQRNKELLAQSGLFPQQYLNQLTQNVQPSAPVFQALPSNIQPTAQAQISSFSPPNNVNLLPQTQITPEPQKNSVVFPSIPPSIGTPSGSVVQHHTQTSFTPSYVNQQTHGNQYLNTRPTSDPIEVINDQIRQLDPEKHKQRIKELQDKKAIIEKHNQFVEKQYEKALSKVQQEHRDFQRNQREQRQKLYENLVKNSAGPQFSTQSRPRFIYPEEAPLFQRSLQEYFKEHPTTTTTTTTTTTTTTQKPTTAKKINRKPSFLPTIVPETTSSRVKSIQSLDDLDFLKKQYKSQQINKNDLLTQLRAAIAHEDAPRNLSSREVALSNGKKVQLIEDFDPKFLPQGKEEEITLPNGDKVIAVRADPNLLSRSKPVDKGDEITLPSGQKVKVLRTSGKGQDDFVLPDGLKGEIIKTSSSSSAASYKTQEITLPNGQKVEVIKTTDPKLVPGGVPLEPGSDLEKLVLAKTTTVKPPKAVLEEITKNVVPPGADFELLKPSAGGSLENIKTPNNLPNQRKVTFVLLEEQSDGTLKVQGIKGNGKEKPDVDLEGILKKIRAGEIKLPSTTTTPTTTSAIISTTTPRPLTTRRSILTTTSKPIAVTVTPNSFAINEETISSTTHSLPVLSTNIGSQFLNSPSTTFSDLYSTRLQDQSKQASSLSGSSSNSITPSFSTSIFTTPLPSTTQKLSEYVVKSHTKSLNNGNVKGLPELTSVLKSNGLYAMARFLKQSGLDSVLNDTGPYTIFAPTDKAFRTLLVQLGGPERAEDKFKENPRLLSGLLLHHVIPGSFPILALQDEMTGVSLAGTQLRVNQYDMHDNEWNDVKVTTINGAKVIEEQQDIAIPQGIAHSVDRVMFPLPVGDLIQTMQADRERRFTSFLRAVFASGLAEMLQGKTLSFNYSLMYTMTNLGPKSLTLFAPTDKAFANLSPEDLTKTVTDPALAKELVLRHIIQGTLYTNGMRYYQVKDSFQDDAQVTISKHSGKIKVNNQHLTSPNIPATNGVLHAIDALL, encoded by the exons CAGTTCCCCGGTCAGTCAGCGCCTCAGCTCTCGGCTCAGCAACAAGGCCACATCCTCAGCGATGTGCAGCAACACCAGCACAGATTCGGCCTGCAACAGAACGGCAACATCGTACCTCAGCCTCAGCTTTTTATTCAGAGAAATAAGGAATTGCTAGCTCAAAGCGGGCTTTTTCCCCAGCAATACCTAAACCAACTCACCCAAAATGTACAGCCTAGTGCCCCTGTGTTCCAGGCTTTGCCTAGCAATATTCAACCCACTGCTCAAGCGCAAATCTCCAGCTTTTCTCCACCTAACAATGTAAACCTTTTGCCTCAAACTCAAATTACACCAGAACCACAGAAGAATTCTGTGGTGTTCCCTTCGATTCCTCCTAGCATTGGGACTCCCTCAGGG TCGGTGGTACAACATCACACTCAAACCAGCTTCACTCCAAGCTACGTCAATCAGCAGACTCATGGAAATCAGTATTTGAACACCAGACCTACTTCGGATCCTATTGAGGTCATTAATGACCAAATCAGACAGCTGGACCCAGAGAAGCACAAGCAGCGAATCAAG GAGCTTCAGGACAAGAAGGCCATCATTGAAAAGCACAACCAATTCGTTGAGAAGCAGTATGAGAAGGCTTTGAGCAAGGTTCAACAGGAACACAGGGATTTTCAAAGAAACCAAAGAGAGCAAAGGCAAAAGCTATATGAAAACTTAGTTAAAAACTCTGCAGGGCCCCAATTTTCCACGCAATCGCGCCCTAG ATTCATATACCCAGAAGAGGCCCCATTATTCCAAAGATCGCTGCAGGAATATTTCAAGGAACACCCTACAACCACCACAACCACCACAACTACGACCACTACCACCACTCAAAAACCCACAACGGCCAAAAAAATCAACCGTAAACCTTCATTTTTACCCACAATTGTGCCCGAAACGACCTCATCAAGA GTCAAATCAATCCAATCCCTGGATGACTTGGATTTCCTGAAGAAGCAGTACAAAAGTCAACAGATCAACAAAAACGACCTCCTTACTCAATTAAGAGCGGCCATTGCTCATGAGGACGCTCCTCGGAATCTTTCCTCTCGGGAGGTAGCGCTCTCCAATGGCAAGAAGGTGCAGCTGATTGAGGATTTTGATCCCAAGTTCCTTCCTCAAGGTAAAGAAGAGGAGATCACTTTGCCCAATGGGGATAAGGTGATCGCTGTAAGGGCCGATCCCAATTTGCTGAGCAG GTCCAAACCTGTGGATAAAGGAGATGAAATAACGTTGCCTAGCGGTCAGAAAGTGAAAGTTTTGAGGACGTCTGGAAAGGGTCAGGATGATTTCGTTTTGCCTGACG GTTTGAAGGGAGAAATCATCAAAACCAGCTCCAGCTCTTCGGCTGCCTCTTATAAAACCCAAGAGATTACATTGCCCAATGGACAAAAAGTGGAGGTGATTAAAACTACAGACCCTAAATTGGTGCCTGGAGGGGTACCCTTGGAACCTGGCAGTGATTTAG AGAAATTAGTTCTAGCAAAGACAACAACAGTGAAACCCCCTAAAGCAGTGTTAGAGGAAATCACCAAGAATGTAGTGCCCCCCGGTGCAGACTTTGAGTTACTAAAACCTA GTGCAGGAGGAAGTCTGGAAAACATCAAAACCCCCAATAATCTCCCTAACCAAAGGAAAGTGACTTTTGTGTTACTTGAAGAGCAGAGTGATGGCACTCTAAAGGTACAGGGTATTAAGGGCAATGGAAAGGAAAAGCCCGATGTAGATTTGGAGGGGATTCTGAAGAAAATTCGTGCAGGAGAAATCAAACTGCCTAGTACCACTACAACCCCTACCACCACCTCCGCCATCATCTCCACCACCACTCCAAGGCCCTTGACTACACGACGATCGATCCTCACTACTACCAGCAAGCCCATTGCAGTGACCG TGACTCCCAACTCATTTGCAATCAACGAGGAGACAATCTCCTCTACAACCCACTCCTTGCCAGTTCTAAGTACCAACATAGGAAGTCAGTTCTTGAACAGTCCTAGCACCACCTTCAGCGACCTTTACTCCACAAGATTGCAGGACCAATCCAAACAGGCTTCCTCTCTTTCGGGCAGTAGCAGCAACTCTATAACTCCATCCTTCAGCACTTCAATCTTTACAACTCCCTTACCATCTACCACTCAAAAATTGAGTGAGTACGTTGTAAAATCCCACACAAAATCCCTTAACAATGGAAATGTTAAAGGACTTCCAGAGCTGACTTCAGTGCTAAAGTCAAATG GATTGTATGCCATGGCAAGGTTTTTGAAGCAATCAGGCCTTGATTCAGTGCTCAATGACACTGGACCATACACTATTTTTGCCCCCACCGATAAAGCATTTAGAACTTTACTAGTCCAATTAGGAGGGCCTGAAAGGGCAGAAGATAAGTTTAAGGAGAATCCAAGGCTTTTAAGCGGG TTGCTGCTGCACCATGTAATACCAGGATCATTTCCAATCTTGGCTCTACAAGATGAAATGACTGGGGTGTCATTGGCAGGAACTCAATTAAGGGTGAATCAGTATGATATGCATGATAATGAATGGAACGATGTCAAAGTTACCACAATAAATGGAGCAAAAGTCATAGAAGAGCAGCAGGACATTGCCATCCCCCAAGGAATTGCCCATTCAGTAGATAGGGTGATGTTTCCCCTACCAGTGGGGGATTTGATCCAGACCATGCAGGCCGATAGGGAGAGGCGGTTTACCTCCTTTTTGAGAGCTGTTTTTGCCTCAGGGTTGGCTGAAATGCTGCAGGGTAAGACACTGTCTTTCAACTATTCTTTAATGTATACAATGACGAATTTAGGGCCAAAATCTTTGACTCTCTTCGCCCCAACTGATAAGGCCTTTGCTAATCTCAGTCCGGAGGACTTAACTAAGACTGTGACAGATCCAGCTTTAGCCAAAGAGCTGGTTTTGCGGCATATCATCCAAGGCACTTTATACACCAACGGAATGAGATATTATCAAGTAAAAGACAGCTTCCAGGACGATGCCCAAGTGACAATTAGCAAACATTCTG ggAAAATCAAAGTGAACAACCAACATTTGACTTCTCCAAATATCCCAGCGACGAATGGAGTGCTCCATGCTATAGACGCTCTATTGTGA
- the LOC136418407 gene encoding cAMP-dependent protein kinase inhibitor beta-like isoform X2, with product MSMVGRKAPAGRITRSPRKGFSRQAVLKMLAVMEAGSQGAGARPRDLPPPNEPPIQEFLSSGRTGRRNALPDILGQHAVVTSSDLPSRLQALTTKDQGPSTSGEPQSGPSSSKS from the exons ATGTCCATGGTAGGTCGAAAAGCCCCTGCGGGGCGCATAACTAGATCCCCACGTAAAGGGTTCTCCAGACAAGCAG tGTTAAAGATGCTGGCTGTGATGGAGGCAGGGTCACAGGGCGCAGGTGCCAGACCCAGGGATTTGCCCCCACCAAACGAACCACCCATACAGGAGTTTCTCAGTTCTGGACGTACCGGACGCAGAAATGCCTTACCGGACATCTTAG GCCAACACGCAGTTGTAACCTCCTCTGACCTGCCTTCCAGACTGCAGGCCCTCACTACCAAAGACCAAGGGCCTTCTACGAGCGGTGAGCCTCAATCGGGCCCCAGCTCCTCCAAAAGCTGA
- the LOC136418407 gene encoding uncharacterized protein isoform X1: MYLVVNSRFKSRRVIEKNKVFKRKVKYLLKMLAVMEAGSQGAGARPRDLPPPNEPPIQEFLSSGRTGRRNALPDILGQHAVVTSSDLPSRLQALTTKDQGPSTSGEPQSGPSSSKS; the protein is encoded by the exons ATGTATTTAGTGGTGAACTCGAGGTTTAAAAGTCGGAGGGtgattgaaaaaaacaaagtttttaaacgCAAAGTGAAATATT tGTTAAAGATGCTGGCTGTGATGGAGGCAGGGTCACAGGGCGCAGGTGCCAGACCCAGGGATTTGCCCCCACCAAACGAACCACCCATACAGGAGTTTCTCAGTTCTGGACGTACCGGACGCAGAAATGCCTTACCGGACATCTTAG GCCAACACGCAGTTGTAACCTCCTCTGACCTGCCTTCCAGACTGCAGGCCCTCACTACCAAAGACCAAGGGCCTTCTACGAGCGGTGAGCCTCAATCGGGCCCCAGCTCCTCCAAAAGCTGA